The following DNA comes from Natronospira bacteriovora.
TTCCGCGAGAACACCGAAGACGTCTACGCCGGCATCGAATACCAGTCTGGCAGCGACGAGAACAAGAAGCTGTCCGCCTTCCTGCGGGATGAAATGGGCGCCACCTTCTTCGATGACGCCGGTCTGGGCGTGAAGCCCATCAGCCCCTTCGGCTCCAAGCGCCTGGTGCGCAAGGCCATCGAGTGGGCCATCGAGCAGGGCCGCAAGAGCGTGACCCTGGTCCACAAGGGCAACATCATGAAGTTTACCGAGGGTGCCTTCCGCACCTGGGGCTATGAAGTGGCCAAGGAAGAGTTCGGCGACAAGGTCATTACCGAGGACGAGCTGTGGGACAAGTACGATGGCAAGCAGCCGGAAGGCAAGATTGTCATCAAGGATCGCATCGCCGACATCATGTTCCAGCTGATGCTGCTGCGTCCGGACGAATTCGACGTGCTCGCCACCATGAACCTCAATGGCGATTACCTCTCCGACGCCTGTGCCGCGGAAGTGGGTGGTGTGGGTATTGCCCCCGGCGCCAACATCTCCGACGAAGTGGCCGTGTTCGAGGCCACCCACGGTACCGCGCCGAAGCACGCCGGCAAGGACAAGGTGAACCCGGGTTCCCTGCTGTTCTCCGGCACCATGATGCTGGACTACATGGGCTGGACCGAAGCCAGCGAGCTGGTGCAGAAGGCCTACGAGAAGACCGTGGCCGGCAAGACCGTGACCTATGACTTCGCCCGCCAGATGGACGGCGCGAAGGAAGTGAAGACCAGCGAGTTTGCCGATGCCCTGATTGCCAACATGTAATTGGCGTCGGTTTCGAGTCTGTCACAGGAAGCCGCCTTCCCTCCGGGGAGGGCGGCTTTTTTGAGCGCGAATGAATTGATTTGAGCTGCCTTGGTGCTGATGCGGATTTGAGACGCCGCTCTCTCGCTCGTGTCGCCAAACGCGGTGCAAGCAGAAAACCGCTGCAGGAACAAACCCCTGCGTGTCGAATTCCAACAACTGTCGACAGCGGCACGGGCTGTCAGCGGACGCGCATTCCGCTAGAATGGGGGTTTGACCGTTGTCCGGACGATTCGACGCGGCGTGTCGTGCGGAGAGCGGTTTCAATCAGTCTGTCCCGGCATCGGGCTTGTCGGGTTTATCTCAATTAATTCAACACCTTGCGGGAGTCTTATCGTGGCACTACCCGAACGCAGCCAGCCGGCAACCACCCCCTTCGTTTTCGAACGCGGCCGTCCCGCCGTGGACGATTTGCGGGCGGAGATGAACAAGCTGTACCTGGCCGACGAGGCCGAGTGCATGGAGCGTCTGCTGCCCTTGGCGAAGCTGGATGACGCCACCCGCCGACGCATCGTGGCCAAGGCGGAATCCCTGGTGGAAGTGGTGCGCAAGAAGGGTGGCAAGAAGGGCGGAATTTCCGCCTTCATGCAGCAGTACGATCTGTCCTCCCAGGAGGGCGTGGTACTGATGTGCCTGTCCGAGGCCCTGATTCGTGTGCCGGACTCCATCACCGCCGACAAACTCATTCAGGACAAGATCGCCTCCGGCGACTGGCGTTCCCATCTGGGGGAAAGTGATTCCCTCTTCGTCAATGCCTCCACCTGGGGCCTGATGCTTACCGGTGGCGTCGTCAAGGTGGACAAGCGTATCCGCAAGGACGTTTCCGGCTTCATGGGCCGTCTGACTGCCCGTCTGGGCGAGCCCATGATTCGCGCCGCCATGCGCCAGACCATGAAGATCCTGGGTTTCGAGTTTGTCATGGGCCGCACCATCGAAGAGGCCCTCAAGCGGGCTCGCGGCAAGGAACATCGCAGCTACCGTCACAGCTTCGACATGCTGGGCGAAGCGGCCCTGACCTGGGCCGATGCGGATCGCTACTTCGAGGCCTATGCCGATGCCATCGACAAGACTGGCCAGGCGGTGGGCAAGGATGAAACCATCTGGCAGGCCCACAGCATCTCGGTCAAGCTCTCCGCCCTGCATCCGCGTTACGAATATGCCAACCGCGAAGCGGTGCTGGCCGAGCTCACCCCCCGTCTGCTGCGCCTGGCCGAACGCGCCCGGGACGCCGGCATTCAGTTGACGGTGGACGCCGAGGAGGCCGACCGCCTGGATCTGTCCCTGGAAGTCATCGAAGGCGTGTATCGTTCGCCCTCCCTGGAAGGCTGGGAAGGTTTTGGCCTGGCCATTCAGGCCTATCAGAAGCGCTGCATTCGCCTGATCGACTGGCTCAAGGCCCTGACCACCGACGTGGGTCGGCGCATGCCGGTGCGCCTGGTCAAGGGCGCCTATTGGGACAATGAAATCAAATGGGCGCAGATGGAAGGTGAGCACGGCTACCCGGTGTTCACCCGCAAGATCAACACCGACGTGTCCTATCTGGCCTGCGCGAAGAAACTGCTGCAGGAGTGCGACCTGATCTATCCCCAGTTCGCTACCCACAATGCCCATACCCTGGCCAGCATTCTGGAAATGGCCAATGGCAGCACGGATTATGAATTCCAGCGTCTGCATGGCATGGGCGAAGAGCTCTACGGCGAAGTCATGAGCGAGAACGCGGGCATTTCCTGCCGCGTCTATGCCCCGGTGGGCCGGCACAAGGAGCTGCTGCCCTATCTGGTGCGTCGTCTGCTGGAGAATGGTGCCAACACCTCCTTCGTCAATCACATCATGGATCCCAAGGTGCCGGTCAGCCAGATCACCCGTGATCCGGTGGCCGAAGTAGAGAAGCTGACCCAGTTCTCGCACCCGAAGATTGCCCTGCCCAAGGACATGTATCGCGCCTTTGGCCAGGAGCGGGAAAACTCCGCCGGCGTGAACCTGACCGACCCGGACGAACTGACGCCCCTGGCCGAGTCCATGGACAAGGCCATGCAGCAGCACTGGGAGGCCCGGGCCATCATCGGTGGCAAGATTCATGGCGGTGGCAAGGAAGTGCGTGCCACGGATCCCACCGATAATCGGCGTTCCCCGGGTGTGTATTACGAGCCGGAAGAAGACGCCATTCGCGAGGCCATTGATATTGCCCATCGCGCCCAGCCGGCCTGGGACGCCACCCCGGCCACGGAGCGTGCGGCCATCCTGCGCAAGGCGGCGGACCTGTACGAAGAGCACATGGGCGAGCTGATGGCCCTGTGTACCCGTGAAGCGGGCAAGACCATCCCTGACGGGGTGGCGGAAGTGCGCGAAGCGGTGGATTTCCTGCGCTATTACGCCAACCAGTGTGAAGAGAAGTTCGGCGCTGAAATGCCCCTGCCGGGGCCCACCGGCGAAAAGAATACCCTGCGCCTGACGGGCAAGGGCGTGTTCGTCTGCATCAGCCCCTGGAACTTCCCCCTGGCCATCTTCACCGGCCAGGTCACGGCGGCCCTGGCGGCCGGTAATGCCGTCTTGGCCAAGCCGGCCGAGCAGACCTCGCTGATCGGTTCTCTGGCGGTCAAGCTCCTGCACAAGGCCGGCATCCCCGGTGATGTGCTGCATTTCCTGCCCTGTCGCGGCAGCACCATCGGCAAGATCGTGACGCCGGATGAACGCATCAGCGGTGTCGCCTTCACCGGCTCCACCGAGACCGCCCAGCTGGTCAACCGCACCCTGGCCGATCGCAAGGGCGTGATCCCCACCCTGATTGCCGAGACCGGCGGCCAGAACGCCATGATCGTGGACAGCTCGGCCCTGCCGGAACAGGTGGCCGACGACGTGGTGCAGTCGGCCTTTCACAGTGCCGGTCAGCGCTGTTCCGCCCTGCGCGTGCTGTTCCTGCAGGAGGAAATCGCGCCGCGGGTTCTGGATATCCTCAGTGGTTACATGGACACCCTCAAGCTGGGTGATCCGGGCCTGCTGAGTACCGACATCGGCCCGGTGATTGACGAAAAAGCGCTCAAGGGTCTGAAAGAACACGTGGAGTGGATCAAGACCAAGGGCAAGCTGATCAAGGAAGCCCCCCTGGGGCCGGAGTGCGCTCACGGCACCTTCCTGGCACCGGTGGCCATCGAGATTGATGACATTGGCGTGCTGGAGCGGGAACAGTTCGGCCCGGTGCTGCATGTGGTGCGTTACAAGGCCAAGGATCTGGACAAGGTCATCGAGGCGGTGAACAACACCGGTTACGGCCTGACCCTGGGCATTCACACCCGCATTGACAGCGAGGCCGATTACATTCAGCGTCGCATCCGGGTGGGCAATGCCTATGTGAACCGCAACATGGTGGGCGCCGTGGTGGGCGTACAGCCCTTTGGTGGCCAGGGCCTCTCCGGCACCGGCCCCAAGGCCGGCGGCCCCCACTACATGCTGCGTTTTGCCAATGAGCGTACCCTGACCATCAACACCGCCGCCGTCGGCGGCAACGCCAGCCTGCTGGCCTTGTCGGACGACTAAGGCACGTGAACAGTGAACAGATGAAAGTGAACAGTGGGCCGTGCTCTCGAAAATGCTATACCGATTCAGCGGGATTTCTGCACGCTCTTGGTTCCGGTTGGTAACGGCCATTCAGAAAACAGTGGGCAGTTGAGTGGGCAGGGCCCGCTGTTCACTGGGAACTGTTCACTTTCATCTCAAAAACGGAGTTTTCATCGTGGCAGTCAGCGTCTTTGACATGTTCAAGATCGGGATCGGGCCGTCCAGCTCCCATACCGTGGGACCCATGCGGGCGGCTCTGGCTTTTTGTGAGGACATGGTGGAGAAGGGCGTGCTGGAGGATGCCAGCGATGTGGTGGTCAAGCTATACGGTTCCCTGGCCCTGACCGGTGTGGGCCACGGCACGGACAAGGCCGTGATCCTGGGTCTGCTGGGCGAGACGCCGAGGGAGGTAAATCCGGACGCCATCGAGGGCATGCTGGATCAGGTCAAGGGCGACCGGCGTATTGCTCTGATGGGCCGGCATGAAATCGATTTCGATCCGGCGGTGAAGATTGAATTCCACAACGATGAACGCCTGCCTCGTCATTCCAACGGCATGGGCATGGTGGCCTTCGACGCGAATGGTCAGTTGCTCCACGAAGAGATCTTCTACTCCATTGGCGGTGGTTTCATCGTGCGTGAGCATGAGGATGACGGCGATGGGGATGCCGATGAAAGTTCCCGCATCCCCCATCCTTTCAGTACCGCGGAAGACCTGCTGGGCGAATGCCGTCGGCATAAGGTTTCCATCTGGCAGCTGATGCTGGAGAACGAGAAGACCTGGCGTGAAGAAGCCACGGTTTGCGAAGAGCTTCTGGCGATCTGGCAGGTAATGCAGGAATGCACCCAGCGCGGGTTCCGGGTGGAAGGCAATCTGCCCGGGGGGCTGGAAGTACGACGCCGTGCGCCCAGGCTCTATCGTGAACTGCAGGAACAGAATGCCGATGAGCATCTGGACCTGCTTGACTGGGTCAACGTCTTCGCCCTGGCCGTGAACGAAGAGAATGCAGCGGGCGGCCAGGTGGTCACTGCACCCACCAATGGTGCTGCCGGCATCATTCCGGCCGTGCTGCATTATTACAATCGTTTTGTTGACGATGCCTCGGAGGAGGGTGTGATCCGCTTCCTGCTGACGGCCGGTGCCATCGGCATTCTCTACAAGAAGAACGCCGGCATATCCGGGGCGGAAATGGGCTGTCAGGGCGAGGTCGGCGTGGCCTGTTCCATGGCTGCGGCAGGTCTTACCGAAGCCATCGGCGGCAGTCTCGAACAAGTGGAGAATGCAGCCGAGATCGGCATGGAACACAACCTGGGACTGACCTGTGATCCGGTGGGCGGACTGGTGCAGATTCCCTGCATCGAGCGCAATGCCATGGGCGCACTCAAGGCCATCAACGCCTCGCGCATGGCCATGCGCGGCGATGGGCAGCACAAGGTCTCCCTGGATCAGGTCATCCGCACCATGCGCCAGACCGGCGAAGACATGAAGTCCATTTACAAGGAAACCTCCCTGGGCGGGCTGGCTGTCAATGTTCCGGAATGTTGACCTCCGCCTGACAGGCCTGCTTCCACTTTTCTTCCTGCTTCTGGGCTGCGGCCATACCGCCCAGCCGGACCAGGTGCCCACTCGGGGCCAGCTGTCCGACCAGGACATCATGGTGCCGCTGGACAGGGAGATCGCCCGCTACTACGTGGAGGATTATCCGGCGGAGCATCCGGAGGGCTGGCACGAGCGTTTGCAGTCCTATGACGAGATCATTGGCAGCGGGCGCATGGATCAGCGCTTCCTGGCCGATGTGGCCGAGCGATATGATTCAGTGGACCTGGCCGCCCTGATGTTCATGCGCCATGTTTTCGAGGATCAGACCAACCGTGAATGGCAGGCCTGTCTCGGCCGGGTTTCCCGTGATCTGCGACTGGGCGACCGCAACAACCTGCCATCCCTGGAGCCGGATGCGAACGACTGGAAAGTGGTCTTCATGCCCGGTTGGCTCTACAAGGATCACGCCCACACGGAAGCGGATTTTTCTCGTACTCGCCGGGCGCTGGATTCCATTGGCTTTCCCTACCGTTTTGTCGAAACACCGCAGGATGGCACGGTGGAAGAGAATGCGCAGGTGCTGGCTGACGTTCTGCGCGAGTATGACGGCCGGGCCCAACAGCTGATTCTCGTCAGTGCCAGCAAGTCGGCGGCCGAGGTGCATTGGGCCCTGGGGCATTTGCTTGAGCCGGAAGAAACGGAAGCGGTTGCGGCCTGGATCAATGCCGGAGGGGTGATCGGCGGCACGCCGCTGGCGGATCATTGGTCCCGCTTTCCTCGAAACCTCTTTGCCCGTTCCGTTTTCCTCTGGAAAGGCTGGTCCTTCGCCAGCCTGAAGTCATTGAGAACGGAAGACAGTCAGGCCCGTCTTGAACAGGCCCGTCTGCCCGACCACGTCCTGGTGGTGAATTACGTCGCCGTGCCCATGGGTTATCAGGTCTCCCAGGCCGCCCGCAATCGTTACCAGCTTCTGAGTCGGCAAGGGCCCAGTGACGGTCTCGCCCCCCTCTGGCACAGCAAGATGCCCGGCGGTGTGACCCTGGTCGAGTTGGGTGCCGACCATTATTTCCTGACCGTGGACATCAGTAACCGAACATTGGCGCTGACGGAGATGGTCCTGGCCTGGCTGGCGTCCGGTCAATGCCCGGATGCCCCGGCGAACGCTTCCGACTTCGTGGTGTAGGATCCGGCACCACGCGCCCGGATCAAGGGCTGGCCGGAGCCTCGCGGGAGGACGAATCCCGTCGGCGTTGAGCGCGAACGGATTAATCGGAGGTTCCGTGAGCTGAAATCTCCGGGAAATGCTTTAGACTGAGTGATATGGAGCCCATGAATCGCCAGTCTGGAGAATGCAGCCGCAGCCGGGAGTGGCCGCCGGTGCATTCCGTGCTGATACCGTGACGGGGGGCAGGGTATTGCTATTGCTCAAGGGCGGTTTCCAGACTCTGCCCAGGAATCTCGTCCTCGGCTTGATTCTGGGGGGCATGTTGCTTGTCAGCCTGGGCGCCTGGCGCCTGGCGCTTGATGCAGAGCGGGTGGAGCTGCAGAGTGAGCTCCACGCACGCCTGGGGGATATCAGCCGCGAGATTGAAACCCAGATGGGGCGGTATTTTTCCCTGCTCCGTGCCGGCAGTGCGACGCTGGCATTGATCGATGATCTGGAAGCCTCTGACTGGGAGCGATTCGTCGCCGGCCTGTCGCTTGCGCGTCACTATCCGAATATTACCAGCCTGCATTACATCACCCGGGTACCGCGCGACCAGGCAGACAGCTTCGAAGCGAACATGCGAGCCGGTGCCTACCCGGAATTTCGCATCCGCAGTGAATCCAGCCTGGGTTATTTCTGCGTACTCACCCACTCGGCCCTGGATACCGGGGCCGCACGCGGTTTCGATGCCTGCCAGAATCCGACACCCCGGGCGCTTCTGGCGGCTGCGACCCAACAGGCTACACCGCTCATCTCCGGGCGCCTGGTATTCACTCCGGCAGATCGGCCCGGTGCCATCGGTGATCCCATCGACGATGCGGGTTTCATACTCGTTGTGCCGGTGTACTCAGCCGCGTCCATGGCGCGTGGTGTGCCCAGCGGCTGGCTCGGGATTGTCTTGCGTGTCGACGCTGCATTTCGGGAGTTGGGTGACTGGCACGGTGATTATCATCTGCGGGTCGTGGATATCAGCGACGATGCCGCAGGTAGTGTGATCATTGACACCAATCCCGCCGAGCAACGGGGTTATCGGATCGAAGCCAGTCAATCTCTCCCGCTGGGCAACCGGGATTGGCTCATTCAACTGTCCCATCATCATTCGGCCAGCTTGTTCCCATGGACTGTTCTCGCTTCCGGTCTTTCCATCAGTTTTCTGCTTTTCTTTCTCTTTCGGGGAAATTATCTCACCCGCTCCCGGGCTGAAGCCCTGGCGGATCAAATGACCCGTGCCTACCGTGAAAGCGAACGCCGAAGGCAGCGGACCGAAGAGATTTCCCTGATCATGGTGACTCACCTTGATGCTGACGGTCTCTGGCTCAAGGTACCACCACGCCTGCCAGAGCTCCTTGACCTGTCAGAGGCGGAGCTGCTTGGCCGTCCAGCGCGGGATTCGGTCTATCCGCTGGATGTCTCCATTCTGGACGAGGCAATGTCCCACCTGCTTGACGGGAAGGAGGAGTCTGCTCAGATCGAGCTCCGATTGCAGTCACAGTCGGGTCGGGCAGTCTGGGTGGAGATGAGTCTTTCCAGCGTTGCCGCTCACGACGGTCAGCCCAGGTATTTTCTGGCGTTCCTTCAGGATGTGAGCGAGCGCAAGCAGTGGGAGCAGGAGCTGGAGAATCGGGATCGCCTGCTGGAAGCAATCTCAAGGAGCCTGGATGATCTGATTGCGCCGGGCCAGTTCGGCCCGTCCGTCAACAAGGCACTGGAGACCATTGCCGAAGCCATGGATGTGGATCGTGCCTACATCTTTACCAACCATCCTCATTCCACCAGTGGCTTGCCCGCCCATAGCATGCGCTATGAGTGGGTGCGGGAGGGGATTACCGCCGAGATCGAGAACCCCCGCATGCAGAATCTTCCCTATGCGGATTTCCCCGAGTTCTGGTATGACCGCCTCAATACCGGAAGACCGGTCATTGCCCGGCCTCGGGAGCTGTCCGGCGAGGCCCGGGCACTGCTGGAGGCACAGAGCATCCAGTCTCTACTGCTGGTGCCCATCATGATGCGGGGAGGTTTTTTCGGTTTTGTTGGTCTGGATGATTGTCGTAGCGAGCGCCTGTGGCCTGACAGCCAGCTCACTGCATTGCTGGCCGCTGCCGCCAGTCTGGGTAATGCCTTTGAGCGCCAGGAAACCGAAGAGGCGCTCGAGCATAACCGACGTCTACTGAGTTCCATCACCGACAATATCTCGGAAGGAATCTACCGCAGCACGCCAGCGGGGCATTTGGAGTACGTGAACTCGGCTCTGGCGGGCATGTTCGGTTACGACAGCCCGGAAGAGATGATGCGGGTACCCGCACCCATTCATTATGTGTCGCCGGGGCGTCGCCGTGAGCTCCAGCAGCTGGTCACCGAACAGGGAGGTTACCGGGATGAGGAGGTGGAGTTCCTGCGGCGGGATGGCTCCCGTTTCGTAGCACTGAACAGTGCGGTGGCCATCCATGATGAAGTAGAAGGTGTCACGTACCTGGACGGTGTGATTTCCGACATCACAGAGCGCAAGGAAGCTGAAAAGAAGATCAATTATCTGGCCCATTACGACACCTTGACGGGCCTTCCCAACCGTACCTTGTTGCGGGATCGCATGGAACAGGCCATCGCCAAGGCCAGACGCGACAATACCTATCTTGCGGTTCTGTTCATTGATCTTGACCGCTTCAAGAACGTCAATGATTCCCTGGGGCATGCGGTGGGTGATCGCCTGCTGGAGGAAGTTGCTCGACGCCTGAAGCGGGATACCCGTGCCGAAGATACCGTCAGTCGACAGGGCGGGGATGAATTCATCGTACTCTTGCCGGGCATCGAGGAAGCCAACCGGGCGGCACAGGTGGCCACCAAACTCCTGAGCAGCCTCGGCCAGCCCTACCGGGTGGGCAATCATGAATTGCATGTCACCCCCAGTATCGGCATCAGTCTCTATCCCAATGATGCCGAAGATCTGGATGAGCTGATCCGCAATGCCGACGCGGCCATGTACCAGGCCAAGGAGCGTGGTCGTTACAACTTCCAGTTCTTTACCCACGATCTGAGTATTCAGGC
Coding sequences within:
- a CDS encoding bifunctional diguanylate cyclase/phosphodiesterase, encoding MQPQPGVAAGAFRADTVTGGRVLLLLKGGFQTLPRNLVLGLILGGMLLVSLGAWRLALDAERVELQSELHARLGDISREIETQMGRYFSLLRAGSATLALIDDLEASDWERFVAGLSLARHYPNITSLHYITRVPRDQADSFEANMRAGAYPEFRIRSESSLGYFCVLTHSALDTGAARGFDACQNPTPRALLAAATQQATPLISGRLVFTPADRPGAIGDPIDDAGFILVVPVYSAASMARGVPSGWLGIVLRVDAAFRELGDWHGDYHLRVVDISDDAAGSVIIDTNPAEQRGYRIEASQSLPLGNRDWLIQLSHHHSASLFPWTVLASGLSISFLLFFLFRGNYLTRSRAEALADQMTRAYRESERRRQRTEEISLIMVTHLDADGLWLKVPPRLPELLDLSEAELLGRPARDSVYPLDVSILDEAMSHLLDGKEESAQIELRLQSQSGRAVWVEMSLSSVAAHDGQPRYFLAFLQDVSERKQWEQELENRDRLLEAISRSLDDLIAPGQFGPSVNKALETIAEAMDVDRAYIFTNHPHSTSGLPAHSMRYEWVREGITAEIENPRMQNLPYADFPEFWYDRLNTGRPVIARPRELSGEARALLEAQSIQSLLLVPIMMRGGFFGFVGLDDCRSERLWPDSQLTALLAAAASLGNAFERQETEEALEHNRRLLSSITDNISEGIYRSTPAGHLEYVNSALAGMFGYDSPEEMMRVPAPIHYVSPGRRRELQQLVTEQGGYRDEEVEFLRRDGSRFVALNSAVAIHDEVEGVTYLDGVISDITERKEAEKKINYLAHYDTLTGLPNRTLLRDRMEQAIAKARRDNTYLAVLFIDLDRFKNVNDSLGHAVGDRLLEEVARRLKRDTRAEDTVSRQGGDEFIVLLPGIEEANRAAQVATKLLSSLGQPYRVGNHELHVTPSIGISLYPNDAEDLDELIRNADAAMYQAKERGRYNFQFFTHDLSIQAWERLSLENQLRRAIQRNEFVLYYQPQVSLETGEIVGVEALVRWRHEGRLISPAVFIPVAEQTGMIIEIGDWVLHEACQQMRSWMDEGLASLPISVNLSALQFRRRDIRSHIQEALTATGLPPDLLELELTESTVMEEVEESVRMLGQLSRLGVGLCIDDFGTGYSSLSYLKRFPIDKLKIDQSFVSDIPDDSDDAAITGAVIDLGHNLNLRICAEGVETREQLHFLRDRGCQEMQGFLFSRPIPASAMADMLREQARLDVAS
- the putA gene encoding bifunctional proline dehydrogenase/L-glutamate gamma-semialdehyde dehydrogenase PutA produces the protein MALPERSQPATTPFVFERGRPAVDDLRAEMNKLYLADEAECMERLLPLAKLDDATRRRIVAKAESLVEVVRKKGGKKGGISAFMQQYDLSSQEGVVLMCLSEALIRVPDSITADKLIQDKIASGDWRSHLGESDSLFVNASTWGLMLTGGVVKVDKRIRKDVSGFMGRLTARLGEPMIRAAMRQTMKILGFEFVMGRTIEEALKRARGKEHRSYRHSFDMLGEAALTWADADRYFEAYADAIDKTGQAVGKDETIWQAHSISVKLSALHPRYEYANREAVLAELTPRLLRLAERARDAGIQLTVDAEEADRLDLSLEVIEGVYRSPSLEGWEGFGLAIQAYQKRCIRLIDWLKALTTDVGRRMPVRLVKGAYWDNEIKWAQMEGEHGYPVFTRKINTDVSYLACAKKLLQECDLIYPQFATHNAHTLASILEMANGSTDYEFQRLHGMGEELYGEVMSENAGISCRVYAPVGRHKELLPYLVRRLLENGANTSFVNHIMDPKVPVSQITRDPVAEVEKLTQFSHPKIALPKDMYRAFGQERENSAGVNLTDPDELTPLAESMDKAMQQHWEARAIIGGKIHGGGKEVRATDPTDNRRSPGVYYEPEEDAIREAIDIAHRAQPAWDATPATERAAILRKAADLYEEHMGELMALCTREAGKTIPDGVAEVREAVDFLRYYANQCEEKFGAEMPLPGPTGEKNTLRLTGKGVFVCISPWNFPLAIFTGQVTAALAAGNAVLAKPAEQTSLIGSLAVKLLHKAGIPGDVLHFLPCRGSTIGKIVTPDERISGVAFTGSTETAQLVNRTLADRKGVIPTLIAETGGQNAMIVDSSALPEQVADDVVQSAFHSAGQRCSALRVLFLQEEIAPRVLDILSGYMDTLKLGDPGLLSTDIGPVIDEKALKGLKEHVEWIKTKGKLIKEAPLGPECAHGTFLAPVAIEIDDIGVLEREQFGPVLHVVRYKAKDLDKVIEAVNNTGYGLTLGIHTRIDSEADYIQRRIRVGNAYVNRNMVGAVVGVQPFGGQGLSGTGPKAGGPHYMLRFANERTLTINTAAVGGNASLLALSDD
- a CDS encoding L-serine ammonia-lyase, with protein sequence MAVSVFDMFKIGIGPSSSHTVGPMRAALAFCEDMVEKGVLEDASDVVVKLYGSLALTGVGHGTDKAVILGLLGETPREVNPDAIEGMLDQVKGDRRIALMGRHEIDFDPAVKIEFHNDERLPRHSNGMGMVAFDANGQLLHEEIFYSIGGGFIVREHEDDGDGDADESSRIPHPFSTAEDLLGECRRHKVSIWQLMLENEKTWREEATVCEELLAIWQVMQECTQRGFRVEGNLPGGLEVRRRAPRLYRELQEQNADEHLDLLDWVNVFALAVNEENAAGGQVVTAPTNGAAGIIPAVLHYYNRFVDDASEEGVIRFLLTAGAIGILYKKNAGISGAEMGCQGEVGVACSMAAAGLTEAIGGSLEQVENAAEIGMEHNLGLTCDPVGGLVQIPCIERNAMGALKAINASRMAMRGDGQHKVSLDQVIRTMRQTGEDMKSIYKETSLGGLAVNVPEC